In Acropora muricata isolate sample 2 chromosome 11, ASM3666990v1, whole genome shotgun sequence, one DNA window encodes the following:
- the LOC136890099 gene encoding uncharacterized protein, giving the protein MNQMARSKTASCLILLNVISCIVTVKSCGDTQCQALVQEVDSAFLFRSKATQEGVRLVHLNLEFAGQHSNDSYVLYKPLKLKNRILPYRWTWAQSVSEAMLGLPYDYDVLSLGLLTIQVRDIAVPLKDRPNGCLKKSNSSCQDIAIARALLNLTRERNRIPSNEREDVVCVRVLHENSFGVGGDFKYQCCGEDRQNNKSETLCNLSVKESKMLLIFNKTLGVVFTVVLLYWPWFLCSSSNMVDKDDFDKRRIPIDDFSPITITTIVQTFAEKLSALRHGDNVKMFILWYCVIPIFFYIKVILYLLIKGSPFDNASEKLLFQVINSYLYVFDLDRPLVYVLFIFPFFIFPGVIILCWRPKTLASEIQTKCCLCREKCFDPEQEILKHVRILPQNINGWSKLFLNYCRCKIRRNSHDDSQHSACGHAIRVLWSLASVGIVGPIFAVIIMLVYLCVSLACIIAFSPLVCLLMIGFRFIREKSVPNGFLFAISKLILLAALVYSAVSVSIVLLFSSQFVVRTFGFIIMGLTLNADSAVPYVTFVFVVWRNIHLCYRNFQNKYKEVKKIISEQWKEVTKEELSTIPIVCFWKICNDFEVLPVVYEIFLMLRNIVFIVVFLIVASTAILLFKVVHNSSVIMSSVAVFLSGKLSETFFIGVTADYNFIGWEKICLEKKIARAIFKEYMKEPTEKIPRSLDICRLPKHFA; this is encoded by the coding sequence ATGAACCAAATGGCTCGAAGCAAAACTGCTTCGTGTCTGATTCTTCTCAATGTGATTAGTTGTATCGTTACAGTAAAGTCTTGTGGCGACACACAGTGCCAGGCTTTAGTGCAAGAAGTGGATTCAGCGTTTCTTTTCCGTTCAAAGGCCACTCAGGAAGGCGTAAGGCTTGTTCACCTGAACTTAGAATTCGCTGGCCAACACTCTAATGACAGTTACGTACTATACAAGCCGCTCAAGCTAAAGAACAGAATTTTACCTTACAGATGGACGTGGGCTCAAAGTGTAAGCGAGGCAATGCTGGGTTTGCCTTATGATTACGATGTTCTTTCTCTTGGTCTGTTGACAATTCAAGTCAGAGACATTGCTGTGCCCCTTAAAGATCGTCCGAATGGATGTCTCAAAAAATCGAACTCCTCGTGCCAAGATATTGCGATAGCAAGAGCGCTATTGAATCTGACAAGAGAAAGGAACAGGATACCTTCCAATGAAAGAGAAGACGTGGTTTGCGTACGGGTGTTGCATGAAAATTCGTTCGGCGTTGGAGGAGACTTTAAATATCAATGCTGTGGGGAGGACAGGCAAAACAACAAGAGTGAGACTCTCTGCAACCTGAGTGTCAAAGAGAGCAAGATGCTCCTAATATTCAACAAAACCCTAGGTGTAGTGTTCACAGTAGTTCTCTTGTACTGGCCATGGTTCCTGTGTTCATCGTCAAATATGGTTGACAAAGACGATTTTGACAAGCGACGAATCCCAATTGACGATTttagtcctattaccattacaacaATTGTTCAAACATTTGCCGAGAAACTGTCAGCCTTAAGACATGGTGATAATGTCAAGATGTTTATCCTTTGGTATTGTgttattcctatttttttttacataaaggTAATTTTATACCTGTTAATCAAAGGTAGTCCTTTTGACAATGCTTCCGAAAAACTTCTATTTCAAGTAATTAACTCTTACCTATACGTTTTTGACCTCGATAGGCCTCTTGTTTAcgttcttttcatttttcctttttttatttttccggGGGTAATAATACTTTGCTGGAGGCCAAAGACATTGGCTTCAGAAATCCAAACCAAATGTTGTCTTTGCAGGGAAAAATGTTTCGATCCAGAACAGGAAATCCTTAAACACGTGCGGATTTTGCCTCAAAACATTAACGGCTGGTCGAAGCTTTTTCTAAACTACTGCAGGTGTAAAATAAGGCGAAATAGTCACGATGATTCTCAGCATTCAGCTTGTGGCCACGCCATTCGTGTTTTATGGTCGCTTGCTTCGGTCGGGATTGTGGGTCCAATATTTGCAGTGATAATTATGCTGGTTTACTTGTGCGTATCGCTTGCTTGCATTATCGCATTTTCGCCTTTGGTTTGCCTCCTCATGATAGGCTTCCGATTCATTCGTGAAAAATCAGTTCCTAACGGTTTCTTGTTTGCCATTTCCAAACTTATTCTACTCGCAGCGCTCGTTTATTCAGCTGTTAGTGTGTCTATCGTTTTATTATTTTCCTCTCAGTTTGTGGTCCGAACTTTCGGTTTTATCATCATGGGGCTAACTCTTAACGCGGATTCTGCGGTACCCTATGTAACATTTGTGTTTGTGGTCTGGAGGAATATTCATCTTTGCTATCgtaattttcaaaacaagtacAAAGAGGTGAAGAAAATAATCTCAGAACAGTGGAAAGAGGTCACTAAGGAAGAACTCAGCACAATTCCAATCGTTTGTTTTTGGAAGATTTGCAATGATTTTGAAGTGCTACCAGTTGTGTATGAGATTTTTCTTATGCTGAGGAATATTGTTTTCATAGTAGTATTTCTAATTGTCGCGTCAACGGCCATCTTGTTGTTTAAAGTGGTACACAACTCATCCGTGATAATGTCGagtgttgctgtttttttgagcgggaaATTGTCCGAGACGTTTTTCATTGGAGTCACAGCTGATTACAATTTTATTGGTTGGGAGAAAATTTgcctagaaaaaaaaattgcgcgCGCAATATTCAAAGAGTATATGAAGGAGCCTACCGAAAAAATCCCGAGAAGTCTAGATATATGCAGACTCCCCAAGCATTTTGCATGA
- the LOC136889882 gene encoding uncharacterized protein isoform X1 translates to MSKGKSQTFYRTFFLVTFLVFVLSLETAAKQVKPAAGGTENKEGARFSRWLEQAKGKAFKRRLRRMVDGDPHPNPGFVYLIAAFKAAQVQPAFVKIGRSRYPPGRVEELQTGSPYPLELFHQWEVKDMWKAELDAHKAMKQFNRAHLYSNTRFSYWNTEWFDIPPGGLQNVKGIVENAMGVNLV, encoded by the exons ATGTCTAAAGGAAAGTCACAGACCTTTTACCGCACCTTTTTTCTTGTAACATTCCTGGTGTTCGTTCTTTCGCTTGAAACTGCGGCTAAGCAAGTCAAGCCTGCTGCAGGTGGAACTGAGAACAAGGAAG GTGCGAGGTTCTCGAGATGGCTGGAACAAGCAAAAGGCAAAGCTTTCAAACGAAGACTCCGCAGAATGGTGGATGGTGACCCTCACCCTAACCCTGGATTTGTTTATCTTATTGCAGCGTTCAAGGCCGCGCAAGTTCAACCTGCGTTTGTTAAGATCGGCAGATCACGTTACCCTCCCGGCAGAGTGGAGGAGCTTCAAACAGGAAGCCCGTATCCTCTAGAGCTTTTCCATCAGTGGGAGGTGAAAGACATGTGGAAAGCAGAATTGGATGCCCACAAAGCCATGAAACAGTTTAATCGTGCACATCTCTATAGTAATACTAGGTTTAGTTATTGGAACACAGAATGGTTCGACATCCCACCAGGTGGACTTCAAAATGTTAAGGGAATAGTTGAAAATGCAATGGGTGTGAATCTCGTTTGA
- the LOC136889882 gene encoding uncharacterized protein isoform X3, with product MGIWILPTRTAEHGPYTSKKSRSVTSLRTATLTIKRSRTAEQFHTPKKSRSLTSLTTTLRSRPRKFNLRLLRSADHVTLPAEWRSFKQEARIL from the exons ACCAACAAGAACAGCTGAACACGGCCCTTATACTTCAAAGAAGAGTCGGTCCGTTACAAGCCTTAGAACGGCAACCTTG ACCATCAAGAGgtcaagaacagctgaacagtTCCATACTCCAAAGAAGAGTCGATCCCTTACAAGCCTTACAACAACCTTG CGTTCAAGGCCGCGCAAGTTCAACCTGCGTTTGTTAAGATCGGCAGATCACGTTACCCTCCCGGCAGAGTGGAGGAGCTTCAAACAGGAAGCCCGTATCCTCTAG
- the LOC136889882 gene encoding uncharacterized protein isoform X2 — protein sequence MDTVQNQPTRTAEHGPYTSKKSRSVTSLRTATLTIKRSRTAEQFHTPKKSRSLTSLTTTLRSRPRKFNLRLLRSADHVTLPAEWRSFKQEARIL from the exons ATGGATACTGTGCAAAATCA ACCAACAAGAACAGCTGAACACGGCCCTTATACTTCAAAGAAGAGTCGGTCCGTTACAAGCCTTAGAACGGCAACCTTG ACCATCAAGAGgtcaagaacagctgaacagtTCCATACTCCAAAGAAGAGTCGATCCCTTACAAGCCTTACAACAACCTTG CGTTCAAGGCCGCGCAAGTTCAACCTGCGTTTGTTAAGATCGGCAGATCACGTTACCCTCCCGGCAGAGTGGAGGAGCTTCAAACAGGAAGCCCGTATCCTCTAG